A single Sporosarcina sp. FSL W8-0480 DNA region contains:
- the murA gene encoding UDP-N-acetylglucosamine 1-carboxyvinyltransferase: MKAIRVDYSPNINGVVKIPGSKNSSLALLAAACLSDETITFKGIPNIADFRVICEMGEEVGLKIKREITGDVSIDPRSISSTDFDPVKSSSFRTAYYFVGALLAKYGKVSVGYPGGDNFVSRPIDQHIKALEMMGAEFTYHKDYYEVEAKELHGATIYFDTITSGATINAMLAAVRAKGKTVLLNAARDPEVIDTAIFLKTIGAKISGAGTDTIRITGVTQLHGGTHRVIPDRLIAGSFLIAAGVAGGSVTVTDVIPEHLGSCIAKLEEIGLEIDIRDNSITARSTGKLLASRIRTGMYPSFATDLQQPMTTLFTQASGKSIVAEKIYPNRFQHVGQLRKMGADIRVRSGVAFVKGKSNLIGTTVSASDIRAGISLILAGMVAEGTTYITGIEHIERGYEDAVNAFQSVGVRITKEDINYKFNNPFYGKAWKGC, encoded by the coding sequence TTGAAGGCGATCCGTGTAGATTATTCACCGAACATAAACGGTGTTGTAAAAATTCCTGGTTCCAAAAATAGCTCGTTGGCTCTTCTTGCAGCAGCTTGTCTTTCAGATGAAACGATAACCTTTAAAGGAATACCAAATATAGCTGATTTCCGCGTGATTTGTGAAATGGGAGAAGAAGTTGGACTGAAGATTAAACGTGAAATAACTGGGGATGTATCCATTGATCCGAGATCGATATCTTCCACCGATTTTGATCCTGTGAAGTCCTCATCATTTAGGACGGCGTATTATTTTGTAGGTGCATTACTTGCGAAATATGGAAAAGTTTCAGTAGGGTATCCTGGCGGCGATAATTTTGTAAGTCGGCCAATTGACCAGCATATAAAGGCTTTGGAGATGATGGGAGCCGAGTTTACGTATCATAAAGATTACTATGAGGTTGAAGCGAAAGAATTGCATGGTGCGACGATTTATTTTGATACGATCACTTCTGGTGCAACGATCAACGCAATGTTAGCTGCTGTCAGGGCAAAAGGGAAGACGGTGCTGTTAAATGCTGCGCGTGATCCAGAGGTTATTGATACTGCGATTTTCCTGAAAACAATTGGGGCAAAAATAAGTGGGGCTGGAACAGACACGATTCGTATCACGGGTGTAACTCAGTTACATGGCGGAACGCATCGCGTAATTCCCGATCGGCTGATAGCGGGTTCATTCTTAATTGCTGCTGGTGTAGCAGGGGGGAGTGTAACGGTGACAGATGTCATTCCGGAGCATCTTGGATCCTGCATTGCAAAGCTTGAGGAAATAGGATTAGAAATAGACATACGTGATAATTCCATTACTGCACGTTCAACAGGAAAACTACTTGCATCAAGGATTCGAACGGGTATGTACCCAAGTTTTGCAACAGATTTACAGCAACCAATGACAACCTTATTTACTCAAGCTTCAGGGAAAAGTATTGTAGCGGAAAAAATCTATCCGAATCGTTTTCAGCATGTCGGTCAACTGAGAAAAATGGGTGCGGACATTCGAGTGCGCTCTGGTGTTGCTTTTGTTAAAGGAAAAAGCAATTTGATAGGAACTACCGTTTCCGCTTCTGATATTCGGGCTGGTATTTCATTGATCCTTGCGGGCATGGTTGCAGAGGGTACCACCTACATTACTGGTATTGAACATATTGAACGCGGTTACGAAGATGCCGTAAATGCTTTTCAATCGGTAGGGGTACGGATTACAAAAGAAGATATAAACTATAAATTTAACAACCCGTTTTACGGTAAAGCTTGGAAAGGTTGTTAA